From Parus major isolate Abel chromosome 1A, Parus_major1.1, whole genome shotgun sequence, the proteins below share one genomic window:
- the DMC1 gene encoding meiotic recombination protein DMC1/LIM15 homolog isoform X1, with the protein MKRSDRYFIECSFMMKAMEDQVVQEEPGYQDDEESFFQDIDLLQKHGINVADIKKLKAVGICTVKGIQMTTRRALCNVKGLSEAKVDKIKEAANKLVEPGFLTAFEYSEKRKMVFHISTGSQEFDKLLGGGIESMAITEAFGEFRTGKTQLSHTLCVTAQLPGPNGYTGGKIIFIDTENTFRPDRLRDIADRFNVDHEAVLDNVLYARAYTSEHQMELLDYVAAKFHEEAGIFKLLIIDSIMALFRVDFSGRGELAERQQKLAQMLSRLQKISEEYNVAVFVTNQMTADPGATMTFQADPKKPIGGHILAHASTTRISLRKGRGELRIAKIYDSPEMPENEATFAITTGGIGDAKE; encoded by the exons ATGAAGAGGAG TGATCGATACTTTATTGAGTGCTCTTTCATGATGAAGGCCATGGAGGATCAAGTAGTCCAAGAAGAACCAGGATACCAGGATGATGAG GAATCCTTTTTTCAGGATATTGACCTGCTTCAGAAGCATGGAATT AACGTAGCAGATATTAAAAAGCTGAAGGCAGTTGGGATTTGCACAGTTAAAGGCATCCAGATGACCACAAGACGGGCACTGTGCAATGTGAAGGGGCTCTCAGAGGCCAAAGTGGACAAGATCAAAGAAGCTGCAAACAAGCTTGTT GAACCAGGCTTCCTCACCGCCTTTGAATACAGTGAAAAACGGAAGATGGTATTTCATATTTCCACTGGCAGCCAGGAATTTGA TAAACTTCTGGGTGGTGGGATTGAAAGCATGGCAATCACTGAGGCCTTTGGAG AGTTCCGGACAGGCAAAACTCAGCTATCTCACACTCTTTGTG tgacagcacagctcccaggacCAAATGGCTACACAGGTGGAAAGATTATCTTCATTGatactgaaaatacttt CCGACCAGACCGCCTGCGTGACATTGCTGATCGCTTCAATGTTGACCACGAGGCAGTACTTGACAATGTGCTGTATGCACGTGCCTATACCA GTGAACATCAGATGGAATTGCTTGACTATGTAGCAGCCAAGTTCCATGAGGAAGCTGGTATCTTCAAGTTATTG ATCATTGACTCCATAATGGCACTTTTCCGTGTGGATTTCAGTGGTCGCGGAGAGTTGGCCGAACGACAGCAGAAACTGGCTCAGATGTTGTCAAGGCTCCAAAAAATATCAGAAG AATATAATGTGGCTGTGTTTGTGACCAACCAGATGACTGCTGACCCAGGAGCAACTATGAC CTTTCAGGCAGACCCAAAAAAGCCCATCGGGGGCCACATCCTTGCTCATGCTTCAACTACCAGGATCAGTttgaggaaagggagaggggagCTGCGCATTGCAAAGATCTATGACAG cCCTGAGATGCCTGAAAATGAAGCCACATTTGCAATAACCACTGGAGGGATTGGGGATGCCAAAGAATAG
- the DMC1 gene encoding meiotic recombination protein DMC1/LIM15 homolog isoform X7, whose translation MKRSDRYFIECSFMMKAMEDQVVQEEPGYQDDEESFFQDIDLLQKHGINVADIKKLKAVGICTVKGIQMTTRRALCNVKGLSEAKVDKIKEAANKLVEPGFLTAFEYSEKRKMVFHISTGSQEFDKLLGGGIESMAITEAFGEFRTGKTQLSHTLCVTAQLPGPNGYTGGKIIFIDTENTFRPDRLRDIADRFNVDHEAVLDNVLYARAYTSEHQMELLDYVAAKFHEEAGIFKLLWSRRVGRTTAETGSDVVKAPKNIRRI comes from the exons ATGAAGAGGAG TGATCGATACTTTATTGAGTGCTCTTTCATGATGAAGGCCATGGAGGATCAAGTAGTCCAAGAAGAACCAGGATACCAGGATGATGAG GAATCCTTTTTTCAGGATATTGACCTGCTTCAGAAGCATGGAATT AACGTAGCAGATATTAAAAAGCTGAAGGCAGTTGGGATTTGCACAGTTAAAGGCATCCAGATGACCACAAGACGGGCACTGTGCAATGTGAAGGGGCTCTCAGAGGCCAAAGTGGACAAGATCAAAGAAGCTGCAAACAAGCTTGTT GAACCAGGCTTCCTCACCGCCTTTGAATACAGTGAAAAACGGAAGATGGTATTTCATATTTCCACTGGCAGCCAGGAATTTGA TAAACTTCTGGGTGGTGGGATTGAAAGCATGGCAATCACTGAGGCCTTTGGAG AGTTCCGGACAGGCAAAACTCAGCTATCTCACACTCTTTGTG tgacagcacagctcccaggacCAAATGGCTACACAGGTGGAAAGATTATCTTCATTGatactgaaaatacttt CCGACCAGACCGCCTGCGTGACATTGCTGATCGCTTCAATGTTGACCACGAGGCAGTACTTGACAATGTGCTGTATGCACGTGCCTATACCA GTGAACATCAGATGGAATTGCTTGACTATGTAGCAGCCAAGTTCCATGAGGAAGCTGGTATCTTCAAGTTATTG TGGTCGCGGAGAGTTGGCCGAACGACAGCAGAAACTGGCTCAGATGTTGTCAAGGCTCCAAAAAATATCAGAAG AATATAA
- the DMC1 gene encoding meiotic recombination protein DMC1/LIM15 homolog isoform X5: protein MKRSDRYFIECSFMMKAMEDQVVQEEPGYQDDEESFFQDIDLLQKHGINVADIKKLKAVGICTVKGIQMTTRRALCNVKGLSEAKVDKIKEAANKLVEPGFLTAFEYSEKRKMVFHISTGSQEFDKLLGGGIESMAITEAFGEFRTGKTQLSHTLCGEHQMELLDYVAAKFHEEAGIFKLLIIDSIMALFRVDFSGRGELAERQQKLAQMLSRLQKISEEYNVAVFVTNQMTADPGATMTFQADPKKPIGGHILAHASTTRISLRKGRGELRIAKIYDSPEMPENEATFAITTGGIGDAKE, encoded by the exons ATGAAGAGGAG TGATCGATACTTTATTGAGTGCTCTTTCATGATGAAGGCCATGGAGGATCAAGTAGTCCAAGAAGAACCAGGATACCAGGATGATGAG GAATCCTTTTTTCAGGATATTGACCTGCTTCAGAAGCATGGAATT AACGTAGCAGATATTAAAAAGCTGAAGGCAGTTGGGATTTGCACAGTTAAAGGCATCCAGATGACCACAAGACGGGCACTGTGCAATGTGAAGGGGCTCTCAGAGGCCAAAGTGGACAAGATCAAAGAAGCTGCAAACAAGCTTGTT GAACCAGGCTTCCTCACCGCCTTTGAATACAGTGAAAAACGGAAGATGGTATTTCATATTTCCACTGGCAGCCAGGAATTTGA TAAACTTCTGGGTGGTGGGATTGAAAGCATGGCAATCACTGAGGCCTTTGGAG AGTTCCGGACAGGCAAAACTCAGCTATCTCACACTCTTTGTG GTGAACATCAGATGGAATTGCTTGACTATGTAGCAGCCAAGTTCCATGAGGAAGCTGGTATCTTCAAGTTATTG ATCATTGACTCCATAATGGCACTTTTCCGTGTGGATTTCAGTGGTCGCGGAGAGTTGGCCGAACGACAGCAGAAACTGGCTCAGATGTTGTCAAGGCTCCAAAAAATATCAGAAG AATATAATGTGGCTGTGTTTGTGACCAACCAGATGACTGCTGACCCAGGAGCAACTATGAC CTTTCAGGCAGACCCAAAAAAGCCCATCGGGGGCCACATCCTTGCTCATGCTTCAACTACCAGGATCAGTttgaggaaagggagaggggagCTGCGCATTGCAAAGATCTATGACAG cCCTGAGATGCCTGAAAATGAAGCCACATTTGCAATAACCACTGGAGGGATTGGGGATGCCAAAGAATAG
- the DMC1 gene encoding meiotic recombination protein DMC1/LIM15 homolog isoform X6 yields the protein MTTRRALCNVKGLSEAKVDKIKEAANKLVEPGFLTAFEYSEKRKMVFHISTGSQEFDKLLGGGIESMAITEAFGEFRTGKTQLSHTLCVTAQLPGPNGYTGGKIIFIDTENTFRPDRLRDIADRFNVDHEAVLDNVLYARAYTSEHQMELLDYVAAKFHEEAGIFKLLIIDSIMALFRVDFSGRGELAERQQKLAQMLSRLQKISEEYNVAVFVTNQMTADPGATMTFQADPKKPIGGHILAHASTTRISLRKGRGELRIAKIYDSPEMPENEATFAITTGGIGDAKE from the exons ATGACCACAAGACGGGCACTGTGCAATGTGAAGGGGCTCTCAGAGGCCAAAGTGGACAAGATCAAAGAAGCTGCAAACAAGCTTGTT GAACCAGGCTTCCTCACCGCCTTTGAATACAGTGAAAAACGGAAGATGGTATTTCATATTTCCACTGGCAGCCAGGAATTTGA TAAACTTCTGGGTGGTGGGATTGAAAGCATGGCAATCACTGAGGCCTTTGGAG AGTTCCGGACAGGCAAAACTCAGCTATCTCACACTCTTTGTG tgacagcacagctcccaggacCAAATGGCTACACAGGTGGAAAGATTATCTTCATTGatactgaaaatacttt CCGACCAGACCGCCTGCGTGACATTGCTGATCGCTTCAATGTTGACCACGAGGCAGTACTTGACAATGTGCTGTATGCACGTGCCTATACCA GTGAACATCAGATGGAATTGCTTGACTATGTAGCAGCCAAGTTCCATGAGGAAGCTGGTATCTTCAAGTTATTG ATCATTGACTCCATAATGGCACTTTTCCGTGTGGATTTCAGTGGTCGCGGAGAGTTGGCCGAACGACAGCAGAAACTGGCTCAGATGTTGTCAAGGCTCCAAAAAATATCAGAAG AATATAATGTGGCTGTGTTTGTGACCAACCAGATGACTGCTGACCCAGGAGCAACTATGAC CTTTCAGGCAGACCCAAAAAAGCCCATCGGGGGCCACATCCTTGCTCATGCTTCAACTACCAGGATCAGTttgaggaaagggagaggggagCTGCGCATTGCAAAGATCTATGACAG cCCTGAGATGCCTGAAAATGAAGCCACATTTGCAATAACCACTGGAGGGATTGGGGATGCCAAAGAATAG
- the DMC1 gene encoding meiotic recombination protein DMC1/LIM15 homolog isoform X3: protein MMKAMEDQVVQEEPGYQDDEESFFQDIDLLQKHGINVADIKKLKAVGICTVKGIQMTTRRALCNVKGLSEAKVDKIKEAANKLVEPGFLTAFEYSEKRKMVFHISTGSQEFDKLLGGGIESMAITEAFGEFRTGKTQLSHTLCVTAQLPGPNGYTGGKIIFIDTENTFRPDRLRDIADRFNVDHEAVLDNVLYARAYTSEHQMELLDYVAAKFHEEAGIFKLLIIDSIMALFRVDFSGRGELAERQQKLAQMLSRLQKISEEYNVAVFVTNQMTADPGATMTFQADPKKPIGGHILAHASTTRISLRKGRGELRIAKIYDSPEMPENEATFAITTGGIGDAKE, encoded by the exons ATGATGAAGGCCATGGAGGATCAAGTAGTCCAAGAAGAACCAGGATACCAGGATGATGAG GAATCCTTTTTTCAGGATATTGACCTGCTTCAGAAGCATGGAATT AACGTAGCAGATATTAAAAAGCTGAAGGCAGTTGGGATTTGCACAGTTAAAGGCATCCAGATGACCACAAGACGGGCACTGTGCAATGTGAAGGGGCTCTCAGAGGCCAAAGTGGACAAGATCAAAGAAGCTGCAAACAAGCTTGTT GAACCAGGCTTCCTCACCGCCTTTGAATACAGTGAAAAACGGAAGATGGTATTTCATATTTCCACTGGCAGCCAGGAATTTGA TAAACTTCTGGGTGGTGGGATTGAAAGCATGGCAATCACTGAGGCCTTTGGAG AGTTCCGGACAGGCAAAACTCAGCTATCTCACACTCTTTGTG tgacagcacagctcccaggacCAAATGGCTACACAGGTGGAAAGATTATCTTCATTGatactgaaaatacttt CCGACCAGACCGCCTGCGTGACATTGCTGATCGCTTCAATGTTGACCACGAGGCAGTACTTGACAATGTGCTGTATGCACGTGCCTATACCA GTGAACATCAGATGGAATTGCTTGACTATGTAGCAGCCAAGTTCCATGAGGAAGCTGGTATCTTCAAGTTATTG ATCATTGACTCCATAATGGCACTTTTCCGTGTGGATTTCAGTGGTCGCGGAGAGTTGGCCGAACGACAGCAGAAACTGGCTCAGATGTTGTCAAGGCTCCAAAAAATATCAGAAG AATATAATGTGGCTGTGTTTGTGACCAACCAGATGACTGCTGACCCAGGAGCAACTATGAC CTTTCAGGCAGACCCAAAAAAGCCCATCGGGGGCCACATCCTTGCTCATGCTTCAACTACCAGGATCAGTttgaggaaagggagaggggagCTGCGCATTGCAAAGATCTATGACAG cCCTGAGATGCCTGAAAATGAAGCCACATTTGCAATAACCACTGGAGGGATTGGGGATGCCAAAGAATAG
- the DMC1 gene encoding meiotic recombination protein DMC1/LIM15 homolog isoform X2 yields the protein MKRSDRYFIECSFMMKAMEDQVVQEEPGYQDDEESFFQDIDLLQKHGINVADIKKLKAVGICTVKGIQMTTRRALCNVKGLSEAKVDKIKEAANKLVEPGFLTAFEYSEKRKMVFHISTGSQEFDKLLGGGIESMAITEAFGEFRTGKTQLSHTLCEHGLHKEKSLTLTNASRPDRLRDIADRFNVDHEAVLDNVLYARAYTSEHQMELLDYVAAKFHEEAGIFKLLIIDSIMALFRVDFSGRGELAERQQKLAQMLSRLQKISEEYNVAVFVTNQMTADPGATMTFQADPKKPIGGHILAHASTTRISLRKGRGELRIAKIYDSPEMPENEATFAITTGGIGDAKE from the exons ATGAAGAGGAG TGATCGATACTTTATTGAGTGCTCTTTCATGATGAAGGCCATGGAGGATCAAGTAGTCCAAGAAGAACCAGGATACCAGGATGATGAG GAATCCTTTTTTCAGGATATTGACCTGCTTCAGAAGCATGGAATT AACGTAGCAGATATTAAAAAGCTGAAGGCAGTTGGGATTTGCACAGTTAAAGGCATCCAGATGACCACAAGACGGGCACTGTGCAATGTGAAGGGGCTCTCAGAGGCCAAAGTGGACAAGATCAAAGAAGCTGCAAACAAGCTTGTT GAACCAGGCTTCCTCACCGCCTTTGAATACAGTGAAAAACGGAAGATGGTATTTCATATTTCCACTGGCAGCCAGGAATTTGA TAAACTTCTGGGTGGTGGGATTGAAAGCATGGCAATCACTGAGGCCTTTGGAG AGTTCCGGACAGGCAAAACTCAGCTATCTCACACTCTTTGTG agcATGGTTTGCACAAGGAGAAATCCTTAACTCTGACTAATGCCAGCCGACCAGACCGCCTGCGTGACATTGCTGATCGCTTCAATGTTGACCACGAGGCAGTACTTGACAATGTGCTGTATGCACGTGCCTATACCA GTGAACATCAGATGGAATTGCTTGACTATGTAGCAGCCAAGTTCCATGAGGAAGCTGGTATCTTCAAGTTATTG ATCATTGACTCCATAATGGCACTTTTCCGTGTGGATTTCAGTGGTCGCGGAGAGTTGGCCGAACGACAGCAGAAACTGGCTCAGATGTTGTCAAGGCTCCAAAAAATATCAGAAG AATATAATGTGGCTGTGTTTGTGACCAACCAGATGACTGCTGACCCAGGAGCAACTATGAC CTTTCAGGCAGACCCAAAAAAGCCCATCGGGGGCCACATCCTTGCTCATGCTTCAACTACCAGGATCAGTttgaggaaagggagaggggagCTGCGCATTGCAAAGATCTATGACAG cCCTGAGATGCCTGAAAATGAAGCCACATTTGCAATAACCACTGGAGGGATTGGGGATGCCAAAGAATAG
- the DMC1 gene encoding meiotic recombination protein DMC1/LIM15 homolog isoform X4, with protein sequence MKRSDRYFIECSFMMKAMEDQVVQEEPGYQDDEESFFQDIDLLQKHGIEPGFLTAFEYSEKRKMVFHISTGSQEFDKLLGGGIESMAITEAFGEFRTGKTQLSHTLCVTAQLPGPNGYTGGKIIFIDTENTFRPDRLRDIADRFNVDHEAVLDNVLYARAYTSEHQMELLDYVAAKFHEEAGIFKLLIIDSIMALFRVDFSGRGELAERQQKLAQMLSRLQKISEEYNVAVFVTNQMTADPGATMTFQADPKKPIGGHILAHASTTRISLRKGRGELRIAKIYDSPEMPENEATFAITTGGIGDAKE encoded by the exons ATGAAGAGGAG TGATCGATACTTTATTGAGTGCTCTTTCATGATGAAGGCCATGGAGGATCAAGTAGTCCAAGAAGAACCAGGATACCAGGATGATGAG GAATCCTTTTTTCAGGATATTGACCTGCTTCAGAAGCATGGAATT GAACCAGGCTTCCTCACCGCCTTTGAATACAGTGAAAAACGGAAGATGGTATTTCATATTTCCACTGGCAGCCAGGAATTTGA TAAACTTCTGGGTGGTGGGATTGAAAGCATGGCAATCACTGAGGCCTTTGGAG AGTTCCGGACAGGCAAAACTCAGCTATCTCACACTCTTTGTG tgacagcacagctcccaggacCAAATGGCTACACAGGTGGAAAGATTATCTTCATTGatactgaaaatacttt CCGACCAGACCGCCTGCGTGACATTGCTGATCGCTTCAATGTTGACCACGAGGCAGTACTTGACAATGTGCTGTATGCACGTGCCTATACCA GTGAACATCAGATGGAATTGCTTGACTATGTAGCAGCCAAGTTCCATGAGGAAGCTGGTATCTTCAAGTTATTG ATCATTGACTCCATAATGGCACTTTTCCGTGTGGATTTCAGTGGTCGCGGAGAGTTGGCCGAACGACAGCAGAAACTGGCTCAGATGTTGTCAAGGCTCCAAAAAATATCAGAAG AATATAATGTGGCTGTGTTTGTGACCAACCAGATGACTGCTGACCCAGGAGCAACTATGAC CTTTCAGGCAGACCCAAAAAAGCCCATCGGGGGCCACATCCTTGCTCATGCTTCAACTACCAGGATCAGTttgaggaaagggagaggggagCTGCGCATTGCAAAGATCTATGACAG cCCTGAGATGCCTGAAAATGAAGCCACATTTGCAATAACCACTGGAGGGATTGGGGATGCCAAAGAATAG